One segment of Neisseria mucosa DNA contains the following:
- a CDS encoding YadA family autotransporter adhesin has product MTIVDGDGKTTTTIVKDGKNAEAEVKDNGDGTHTVTIKDGNGNTTTTVVKDGATGAKGDTGATGATGADGKNAEAEVKDNGDGTHTVTIKDGNGNTTTTIVKDGATGAKGEAGNTGATGADGKNAKADVKDNGDGTHTVTIVDGDGKTTTTIVKDGKNAEAEVKDNGDGTHTVTIKDGNGNTTTTIVKDGATGAKGEAGNTGATGADGKNAKADVKDNGDGTHTVTIVDGDGKTTTTIVKDGKNAEAEVKDNGDGTHTVTIKDGNGNTTTTIVKDGATGAKGEAGNTGATGADGKNAKADVKDNGDGTHTVTIVDGDGKTTTTIVKDGATGADGKNAEADVKDNGDGTHTVTIKDGNGNTTTTIVKDGATGAKGDTGADGKNAEADVKDNGDGTHTVTIKDGNGNTTTTVVKDGATGPKGDKGDPGDKGVQGDKGDKGDTGATGAKGEDGKNAKAAVKDNKDGTHTVTITDGDGETTTTIVKDGKNAKAVVEDNKDGTHTVTITDGEGKTTTTIVKDGATGATGAKGEDGKNAEAKVETTGKGEHTVTIKDGNGNTTTTIIRDGKDGKDADGKFGLRDEDSAEITKPLNNTIQIKGDAGTKVQVFDKATGKTSEKEVQNIFVKKDGDALKVSLNPDLTVNSVTTNELKAGPVTINQGGIDAGNTTIKNVAPGKNGTDAVNVDQLNQKFGDVNSNVNKVDNNARAGVAQALATAGLPQAYLPGKSMLAIGGGHYRGETGYAVGFSSISDGGNWIIKGTASGNSRGHFGATAAVGYQW; this is encoded by the coding sequence GTGACCATCGTTGACGGTGATGGTAAAACTACTACCACTATCGTTAAAGACGGTAAGAACGCTGAAGCCGAAGTTAAAGACAACGGCGACGGTACTCATACTGTAACCATCAAAGACGGTAACGGTAACACTACTACTACTGTTGTTAAAGACGGTGCAACTGGTGCCAAAGGCGATACCGGCGCAACTGGCGCAACTGGTGCCGACGGTAAGAACGCTGAAGCCGAAGTTAAAGACAACGGCGACGGTACCCACACTGTAACCATCAAAGACGGTAACGGTAACACCACTACTACCATCGTTAAAGACGGTGCAACTGGTGCCAAAGGTGAAGCCGGTAATACTGGTGCAACTGGTGCCGATGGTAAGAATGCCAAAGCTGATGTGAAAGACAATGGCGACGGTACTCATACAGTGACCATCGTTGACGGTGATGGTAAAACTACTACCACTATCGTTAAAGACGGTAAGAACGCTGAAGCCGAAGTTAAAGACAACGGCGACGGTACTCATACTGTAACCATCAAAGACGGTAACGGTAACACCACTACTACCATCGTTAAAGACGGTGCAACTGGTGCCAAAGGTGAAGCCGGTAATACTGGTGCAACTGGTGCCGATGGTAAGAATGCCAAAGCTGATGTGAAAGACAATGGCGACGGTACTCATACAGTGACCATCGTTGACGGTGACGGTAAAACTACTACCACTATCGTTAAAGACGGTAAGAACGCTGAAGCCGAAGTTAAAGACAACGGCGACGGTACTCACACTGTAACCATCAAAGACGGTAACGGTAACACCACTACTACCATCGTTAAAGACGGTGCAACTGGTGCTAAAGGTGAAGCCGGTAATACGGGTGCAACTGGTGCCGATGGTAAGAATGCCAAAGCTGATGTTAAAGACAATGGTGACGGTACTCATACAGTGACCATCGTTGACGGTGACGGTAAAACTACTACTACTATCGTTAAAGATGGTGCTACTGGTGCCGACGGTAAGAATGCTGAAGCCGACGTTAAAGACAACGGCGACGGTACTCACACTGTAACCATCAAAGACGGTAACGGTAATACCACTACTACCATCGTTAAAGACGGTGCAACTGGTGCCAAAGGTGACACTGGTGCCGACGGTAAGAACGCTGAAGCCGACGTTAAAGACAACGGCGACGGTACTCATACTGTAACCATCAAAGACGGTAACGGTAACACCACTACTACTGTCGTTAAAGACGGTGCAACCGGTCCTAAAGGTGACAAAGGTGACCCAGGCGATAAAGGCGTCCAAGGCGATAAAGGTGACAAAGGTGATACCGGTGCTACTGGCGCTAAAGGTGAAGATGGTAAGAATGCCAAAGCTGCTGTTAAAGACAACAAAGATGGCACTCATACTGTAACCATTACTGATGGTGACGGTGAAACCACCACCACTATCGTTAAAGACGGTAAGAATGCCAAAGCTGTTGTTGAAGACAACAAAGATGGTACTCATACTGTAACCATTACTGATGGCGAAGGTAAAACCACTACCACCATCGTTAAAGACGGTGCAACTGGCGCTACCGGTGCTAAAGGTGAAGACGGTAAGAACGCTGAAGCTAAAGTTGAAACTACAGGCAAAGGCGAACATACTGTAACCATCAAAGACGGTAACGGTAATACCACTACTACCATCATTAGAGATGGTAAAGACGGTAAAGATGCTGATGGCAAGTTCGGTCTGCGTGATGAGGACAGTGCTGAAATCACCAAACCACTGAATAACACTATTCAGATTAAAGGTGATGCGGGTACTAAAGTTCAAGTATTCGACAAAGCAACCGGTAAGACTTCAGAGAAAGAAGTTCAAAACATCTTCGTTAAGAAAGACGGCGATGCGCTGAAAGTCAGCTTGAACCCTGATCTGACCGTTAACAGTGTTACTACTAACGAACTGAAAGCAGGTCCTGTAACCATCAACCAAGGTGGTATCGATGCCGGCAACACTACTATTAAAAATGTTGCTCCAGGTAAAAACGGTACCGATGCGGTTAACGTTGACCAGCTGAACCAAAAATTCGGCGATGTGAACAGCAATGTGAACAAGGTTGACAACAACGCCCGCGCAGGTGTGGCTCAAGCCTTGGCTACTGCCGGTCTGCCACAAGCTTACTTGCCAGGTAAGAGCATGTTGGCTATCGGTGGCGGTCACTACCGCGGTGAAACCGGTTACGCTGTCGGCTTCTCTAGCATCTCCGATGGTGGTAACTGGATCATCAAAGGTACTGCTTCCGGCAACTCACGTGGTCACTTCGGTGCTACTGCAGCAGTTGGTTACCAATGGTAA
- the dusA gene encoding tRNA dihydrouridine(20/20a) synthase DusA codes for MSASSLPSRRLSVAPMLDWTDRHYRFMARQITRNAWLYSEMVNSGAVVYGDKDRFLSFNEGEQPVALQLGGSDPHDLAIAAKAAEAYGYNEVNLNCGCPSPRVQKGAFGACLMNDVDLVADCLNAMQDAVEIPVTVKHRIGVDRQTEYQVVADFVGALREKTACRTFIVHARNAWLDGLSPKENREVPPLKYEYIYRLKQDFPDLEILINGGITTNEEIAEHLKFVDGVMIGREAYHNPMLMRDWDALFYNDAHAPIQYADLAAWLYAYSREQIASGRGTILRHIVRHALGLMHGLKNARTWRRMLSDATLLKDNDGSLILDAWKEVERANIWD; via the coding sequence ATGTCTGCTTCTTCCCTACCTTCCCGCCGCTTGTCTGTTGCCCCCATGCTCGATTGGACAGACAGACACTATCGCTTTATGGCGCGACAAATTACACGCAATGCCTGGCTTTATAGCGAAATGGTCAATTCAGGCGCGGTGGTTTATGGAGATAAAGACCGTTTTTTAAGTTTCAACGAAGGCGAGCAACCGGTAGCTTTACAGCTTGGCGGTTCAGATCCGCATGACTTGGCAATCGCCGCTAAAGCAGCTGAGGCGTATGGCTATAATGAAGTCAACCTAAATTGCGGTTGCCCCAGCCCACGCGTTCAAAAAGGCGCTTTCGGCGCTTGCCTGATGAATGATGTAGATTTGGTGGCAGATTGTTTGAATGCGATGCAGGATGCAGTTGAAATTCCGGTAACGGTCAAACACCGCATTGGTGTAGACAGACAGACAGAATATCAAGTCGTGGCAGATTTTGTGGGAGCACTTCGCGAAAAAACAGCCTGCCGCACATTTATCGTCCATGCACGTAATGCTTGGCTGGACGGTTTATCCCCGAAAGAAAACCGCGAAGTTCCGCCACTCAAATATGAATACATATATCGCTTAAAACAAGATTTTCCCGACTTGGAAATTTTGATTAACGGCGGCATCACCACCAACGAAGAAATCGCCGAACACTTAAAATTTGTCGATGGCGTCATGATCGGGCGCGAGGCTTATCACAATCCAATGCTGATGCGTGATTGGGATGCACTGTTTTACAACGACGCACACGCACCAATCCAATACGCAGATTTAGCGGCTTGGCTATACGCATACAGTCGCGAACAAATCGCTTCAGGACGCGGCACCATCCTGCGCCACATCGTCCGCCACGCACTAGGCTTAATGCACGGCCTAAAAAATGCCCGCACTTGGCGCCGTATGCTCTCAGATGCTACTTTGCTGAAAGACAACGACGGCAGCCTGATTCTAGACGCATGGAAAGAAGTCGAACGCGCAAATATTTGGGATTAA
- a CDS encoding L-threonylcarbamoyladenylate synthase, protein MAQFFAIHPDNPQDRLIKQAADIVRSGGVIVYPTDSCYALGCKLGDKTAMERILTIRKIDQKHHLTLMCADLSELGTYAKVDNAQFRQLKAATPGSYTFILQATKEVPNRTLHPKRKTIGLRVPDNATALALLQELGEPILSCTLMLPEDEEPLTDPYEIRDRLEHAVDLVIDGGWCGTEPTTVIDMTDGTELIRQGKGDIAVFGL, encoded by the coding sequence ATGGCACAATTTTTCGCCATCCATCCCGATAACCCCCAAGACCGCCTCATTAAGCAAGCCGCCGATATTGTCCGCAGTGGCGGCGTTATCGTTTACCCTACGGATTCCTGCTATGCGCTGGGTTGCAAACTTGGCGATAAAACCGCGATGGAGCGCATACTCACGATTCGCAAAATCGATCAAAAACACCATTTGACTCTGATGTGTGCCGATTTGAGCGAATTGGGTACTTACGCCAAAGTAGATAATGCCCAATTCCGCCAGCTCAAAGCAGCTACGCCCGGAAGCTACACCTTTATCCTGCAGGCAACCAAAGAAGTACCCAATCGTACGCTTCACCCCAAGCGCAAAACCATCGGCCTGCGTGTTCCTGATAACGCTACTGCCTTGGCACTTTTGCAAGAATTGGGCGAACCTATTTTAAGTTGTACCCTTATGCTGCCCGAAGACGAAGAGCCATTGACCGATCCATACGAAATTCGAGACCGTCTTGAGCATGCTGTTGATTTGGTTATTGATGGCGGCTGGTGCGGTACTGAGCCGACGACGGTTATCGATATGACCGATGGCACCGAGCTGATTCGTCAAGGCAAGGGCGATATTGCCGTATTCGGTTTGTAA
- a CDS encoding ESPR-type extended signal peptide-containing protein — protein sequence MNKVFKVIWNHATQTWTAVSEISHAHGKKSASDKRKAVAAAVVAAGALMASSGAEADVRLGGSAVNITPDGTYNGSNRNVGVNSVVVGYQNTASSQDGTIAYGANNTATANAALAVGNNNIATGGASTAMGVSSVASGEASVAIGNVAQATQIRATAVGNRATATQDSASAFGNRANAGAQFATAIGDNSNANAAAVAVGTHANAEKQDSIAIGNNAHGAWTNTIAVGKDTVASKDHAMAMGTSSNASGVQAVGVGSYTKAEGNLTVAVGPYAQANKEAAVAVGSNATAAESNSIAVGQTATASNNNSIAVGTKTVSRGDNAIGIGAYAESTANRGTAIGVLSQANGTGSFAGGASAQATGENSVAIGGAMDGTLGNKAGTAAKAIGNNSIALGTQSKAAGNNSIAQGNGATAKQAADVAVGHAATADGTSTGADGDGVVNNAGSAMAIGTEAQATGIVATAIGERSKALATGDKGEKGDTGATGATGATGDKGEKGDTGATGATGDKGEKGDTGATGATGDKGEKGDTGATGATGDKGEKGDTGATGATGDKGEKGDTGATGATGDKGEKGDTGATGATGDKGEKGDTGATGATGDKGEKGDTGATGATGDKGEKGDTGATGATGDKGEKGDTGATGATGDKGEKGDTGATGATGDKGEKGDTGATGATGDKGEKGDTGATGATGDKGEKGEPAQLAQPATKVKKVTPAQLAQPATKVKKVTPAQLAQPATKVKKVTPAQLAQPATKVKKVTPAQLAQPATKVKKVIPAQLAQLAQPATKVKKVTPALKVILVKKVAASQVKL from the coding sequence ATGAATAAAGTCTTTAAAGTCATTTGGAACCACGCGACCCAGACATGGACCGCGGTTTCCGAGATCAGCCATGCACACGGCAAAAAATCCGCTTCTGACAAGCGTAAAGCCGTAGCTGCTGCAGTGGTTGCAGCAGGTGCTTTGATGGCATCTAGCGGAGCAGAGGCCGATGTAAGATTGGGAGGTAGCGCAGTAAACATCACTCCTGATGGCACTTACAACGGTTCTAACAGAAACGTTGGTGTCAACTCTGTTGTAGTGGGTTATCAAAATACTGCCAGCAGTCAAGATGGCACTATCGCTTACGGTGCTAACAATACTGCGACTGCAAACGCAGCATTGGCAGTAGGTAATAACAATATCGCAACCGGCGGTGCATCGACTGCAATGGGTGTAAGCTCTGTTGCAAGTGGTGAAGCTTCTGTTGCAATCGGTAATGTAGCCCAAGCAACTCAAATTCGTGCGACTGCAGTAGGTAACCGTGCAACTGCTACTCAAGACTCCGCAAGTGCATTCGGTAACCGTGCAAATGCTGGTGCACAATTTGCAACAGCTATTGGTGATAACTCCAATGCAAATGCTGCTGCAGTTGCTGTAGGTACGCATGCAAACGCCGAAAAACAAGATTCTATCGCTATTGGTAATAACGCTCATGGTGCTTGGACCAATACTATTGCTGTCGGTAAAGATACTGTAGCAAGTAAAGACCATGCGATGGCAATGGGTACCAGCTCAAATGCGTCAGGTGTTCAAGCTGTCGGCGTTGGTTCATATACAAAAGCAGAAGGTAATCTGACAGTTGCAGTTGGTCCATATGCGCAAGCCAATAAAGAAGCTGCAGTTGCTGTAGGTTCTAACGCTACTGCTGCTGAGTCTAACTCTATTGCTGTGGGTCAAACTGCCACTGCGTCTAACAATAACTCCATTGCTGTCGGTACTAAAACAGTTTCTAGAGGCGATAACGCAATTGGTATCGGTGCTTATGCTGAATCAACTGCTAACCGTGGTACCGCTATCGGCGTATTGTCTCAAGCTAATGGCACAGGCTCATTTGCTGGTGGTGCATCCGCTCAAGCAACAGGTGAAAATTCTGTAGCTATTGGCGGTGCGATGGATGGTACTCTGGGTAATAAAGCAGGTACTGCTGCTAAAGCAATCGGTAACAACTCTATCGCTTTGGGTACTCAATCTAAAGCTGCTGGCAATAACTCTATCGCTCAAGGTAACGGTGCAACTGCTAAGCAAGCTGCTGACGTTGCCGTAGGTCATGCTGCTACAGCTGACGGTACTTCTACTGGCGCTGATGGCGACGGCGTAGTAAATAATGCCGGTTCGGCAATGGCAATCGGTACAGAAGCTCAAGCAACCGGTATCGTAGCAACAGCCATCGGTGAGCGCTCTAAAGCTCTGGCAACCGGCGACAAAGGTGAAAAAGGTGATACCGGCGCAACTGGCGCAACTGGCGCAACCGGCGACAAAGGTGAAAAAGGTGACACCGGCGCAACTGGCGCAACCGGCGACAAAGGTGAAAAAGGTGACACCGGCGCAACTGGCGCAACCGGCGACAAAGGTGAAAAAGGTGACACCGGCGCAACTGGCGCAACCGGCGACAAAGGTGAAAAAGGTGACACCGGCGCAACTGGCGCAACCGGCGACAAAGGTGAAAAAGGTGACACCGGCGCAACTGGCGCAACCGGCGACAAAGGTGAAAAAGGTGATACCGGCGCAACTGGCGCAACCGGCGACAAAGGTGAAAAAGGTGATACCGGCGCAACTGGCGCAACCGGCGACAAAGGTGAAAAAGGTGATACCGGCGCAACTGGCGCAACCGGCGACAAAGGTGAAAAAGGTGATACCGGCGCAACTGGCGCAACCGGCGACAAAGGTGAAAAAGGTGATACCGGCGCTACTGGCGCAACCGGCGACAAAGGTGAAAAAGGTGATACCGGCGCTACTGGCGCAACCGGCGACAAAGGTGAAAAAGGTGATACCGGCGCTACTGGCGCAACCGGCGACAAAGGTGAAAAAGGTGATACCGGCGCAACTGGCGCAACCGGCGACAAAGGTGAAAAAGGTGAACCGGCGCAACTGGCGCAACCGGCGACAAAGGTGAAAAAGGTGACACCGGCGCAACTGGCGCAACCGGCGACAAAGGTGAAAAAGGTGACACCGGCGCAACTGGCGCAACCGGCGACAAAGGTGAAAAAGGTGACACCGGCGCAACTGGCGCAACCGGCGACAAAGGTGAAAAAGGTGACACCGGCGCAACTGGCGCAACCGGCGACAAAGGTGAAAAAGGTGATACCGGCGCAACTGGCGCAACTGGCGCAACCGGCGACAAAGGTGAAAAAGGTGACACCGGCGCTAAAGGTGATACTGGTGAAAAAGGTGGCAGCATCACAGGTGAAGTTGTAG